A segment of the Pelecanus crispus isolate bPelCri1 chromosome Z, bPelCri1.pri, whole genome shotgun sequence genome:
TTTCATTACaagtaatgaaaataactgTCTCCTTATAGATAGAGTATTAAAGATTTGTCATGGTATCTGCACACAGATTGTGTTGTAATACTACATACTCCAAAATACAAGTACCATTTCAAGCTTCTGTGTGGTAAGCAAAGTAAAAAGCTATATTCTCTTTGTAAGAAAGCTCCTTCCACAGTACTTAGTATGCAAGAAATGTATCAGCACTCAGAAGACTCAGCTGAGAAACTGTGCTTGCCAATTCCAGATTAACATGGTAAATCGATTTTACTGCTTTAAAGGATCTAATGTTTTCATTAGTATTGGAACACTGTTCTATCTATGGAcaaattttaaacatattttaaagccCCTGCCTTCTGAAATATGTGTTCTAGATTTCTTAGAATTAGTTATCCCTGCAGCAAGCAGAGTTTTGACCAGAACATCATTTATGGTGGATTTTCTTTCTGCGGTGAAGTCTCATATTgtgtttgaaaaacagaaagtaaatcttttaataaaggagaaaagtaaCTCTAAGAATGATTTGTTAAACAACTTATTTACAATGAAtgtgttgtgtggtttttttctcttctcgtCAATAGGCACAGTGGACAATTGGAAAACTGCACTGTCCGTTCTGTGAGGCCTGCTTAGGGGGCTTTAACTTTGTTTGCAACACAAAATGTTCCTGTGGACAGTTAGTAAACATACATTTCTGCAAAAGTCGGACTGACTATCAGCCAGCTTTCTCTGTTAAATTGGCAAAATCATCAGGAAAACACTTACCTCTCCTCAAAATTCAGTCTGGTTTTAGCAAGGATACCTGCCATGCAGTGGTAACTTCAACTTTGGAAATCAAAAATCAAGGGCTTTCATACATGGccagaaataataatgatactGGAAGATTAACAGAAGCACTTTGTCTAGAAGTAAGAGCTCCCAGATTTgagatgaaaagtaaaaaacttCCCTTAAAGGCATTaaatcaaaaaagaaatctttctgcttCCTATCCTATGAGTGATGCATGCACTGTAAAACCTTTTCACAGAAGAGCACGTAGTTTGGATTTAAATATCAGAGACACGCTTGTTTTGTCACCTGTGTTATATGAAACTTGCAGTATGGGAACGATTTACCATGGCCAAAGTGAAAATCCACCTGTTTACACACAAAGTGGCTTGCAATTAGAGTCACATAGGAGAGATGGTAATTCTTTTCAGGACCTATATCGTTCCGGTGCTGACAAACTACAAAGAAGATTTCGAGTTACTTCCTTTACCACATTACTACATAGAGAAACAGGAAGTGAGTGTGATTTTGCAGCTACTGGACAGTCTTCTGGGAGTGCCATTGCTGATGGGTCACCTTTTGTGATGAACCTTTCTTCACCTACAAGTGCTGTAGAAGAGGAACAGTACACCACACCTGTTGGTGTTGTGCAGCCTACGAGTATTTCCTTCAACCAAAAACTGaataagagagaaagaaacaagttGAAAAGCttgaggagaaaacaaagaaggagagaaaggtgGCTACAGAAGCAAGTAggtgtttaaaattaattatactactttttttgtaaagtttGGCTTGCTTTTATAAAtcattctgacttttttttttatgctgtctCTTAATACTGGTTTAAGGTGGTACTGTCTAGAGTCAGGTATCCTGCAATAAAGGATTTATGACCTCTTCCTACATGTAGTTTTTCTAATTCAACCCAatcagtttttttctgtgtaaaatcaCACCTTGGTGGGTATATATAACTAGTTTCCATTGGCCTTCTTACTGTTTTGTGatgtaataattaatttgaagtgggaaaaaatacagtaaaatttaATCAGTGTGATTAAAGGAAAACTAAACATTCAGCTCTTCTAAATGAGAAACCCTAATATTTCAGGATTTCCTGGTTTTTAAGTAATGGCATTTTGAGTTAACTTTACAGTTAAGAAAAGatcatgttttaaaagatgtttgcatttattatttattgtaatgcaaatattttttctttgagtaaagaattttttgttgctatttaaaatattagtcTTCAGTAGGTAAATATTTTGTCTACAAATCTAACAGAAATATTACATATTCTTATCAGTTATACAACCATGGTTTCCTTTTTCAAACCATGTGAGGCAGACCAGAATTAAAGACCATAGATGGTCATGCAgtttttttcttgggggggtgggagaaAGACCAGGCATATATCTTAAAACGAATAACACAGGTTTTGTTTGCTCTGAAATTCAGTAGAATGACTAATGATATATatgcctttaaaagaaaattcctgATCATAAAATTCCTGCTACAAAATACTGTGGCGAGCAAGAGCAAACATAATAACTCTCATCAGAGAAGTAATAGCTACCCAAGAAATCATTCCTGCTTTGGGTAGGTATGTCATTGTGATAATCTTAGAATATTCCATAGATGAAGTGTAGTGACATGTCAAGCTCATGTAAACCTTATTtcacagatcttttttttttatatgattGCTTTACATCATATAGTAGTCAAGTCTAATTTAGTATTTATGTCTTAATGAGAAATACTAAGCTTATTTAAATAGACTATGCTTAGATTAGGtattaaattgttttcattgGTTTGCATTTAATGCCATAGCATATACAGAACCAATAGTTCATGTATGGATCTTCTGTTGGTCCTTTGTACCTAAATGATTTTCACCCTTAATAGTCTGCTGTCCTTACACAGTTCCACTCCCCTCAGGCACCAAGTGGCTTCAAGCTCTTTCCTACATACAGTCAACAGAGCCTTTAGAATATAGTACAGAACTGAAGCAGAGTCATGAATTCAGTATCAAGAGAGAGATACATAGAGGCTGTCTCTCTCAAGTAAATGTAAGAACCAGCTTGAAAATGTGATGGGTCTGGGACGTAGTATGAGACTTGTCAGTATGACGTGCATATATTCTTTTGTGTTtgggaaggggttttttttgtttgaaggaAGACTTGAATTGCCATTGTGATATTTTGAACTTTTTCTTACTTTGTAAAATGCTTCTCTGAAACTGAGAGTAAAGAACCTTTCCAAGATCTGGATGTCTTAACATTGAATACTTGTTTTCTAATAAATCTGAAGATTCTTAGGTGTCCAGGTCCctaaaatggctttaaaaattcCAGGCCTTATTGCCTCCGTTAAATGAACTGATGGCGCAAAAGCACAGTATGTATGAGCATTTGCACAGTCGCGTCATCTGCAGTCTCTACAGCCACTGCAATCTTTGTTAGATGTTATGTTCAAGAATAAAATGTTGTACAAATTTTCCAAATTTGTTAcagctaagaaagaaaaatacactttcagatgtttttcttgttaaacCATGCTTAACCAATTCctacattatttttaagtttcataTAGCAAATGATACACAGTTGTTAGATCTGGTATGTCGAATCAGTAAGCACACAGTTTACAAagtacaaaaaattaaaaaatctgtatttaaaataaatcatctgGCTTTGAATAGTAGTTTTGAGGAgaaggttttttggttttgcattgaTTTCTTTAACCTTGGTGAAAGTCTGTGGTTGTGGCATGGAATATTTAAACAAGCCTGCTTCTCAGACTCTGTGTCAAGCAGCACATGTGGTGCGTGCAGCTGTGTTTCCCATCACTGTGGTTTCTTCCCAGGAAAATGTGGATCTAGAAAATCACATTCTCTGTACAGTCTGACATGTTGCAAAAGGGGATGCTCCTCTGCCCTGCGCTCCTTTTCATGGCTGCTCCTCTGTCGTGTGCCAGTCTGGGTATCCTCCCTTTTCTTGCAAATTCCATTTGACGTCCTTTTGCTTCAGTGTTCTGACATCCCTCCTTGTAAAAATACGCATTTTGTGACTGTGGTACTTACAATAGGAGGATGATCTGTGGTACTTTGTAACGGTGATTCCCAGCATACTTACTATGTGTGCTTAAGCAATCACATAGTGAAActttacaaagagaaaaaagcataaGCCTCTGAGTGGATGGAGCGAAAGAGTTTCAATAAATGACAATGGGAAGTATTTCATTTAAGTGCTCTTTTAAGAAGTACTTAGTGCAGCTGAACCCTGATGTGAGGTGAATCTCTTCTAAGCTTTTACTGGTAAAGGTACTGTGCATCCACTTTTATCTTTACTTAAAGCTTTTCTGGAGAGCAGTCCGAGAGAACAGACGGTTCAGACCTTGGAATTTCTTTGTAAATCCATAGGCTGCTTTTCTAAGTTTATTTTGTAATGTGATAACTTTATCTGTCAAACGTTTTTTCTGCCTTGCAGTAAGCCAGAATGTGCCCATAAACATTGCGTTGTGGCAGAATACACTCTATTATTAAGCTAAAGTGTACACACCTTGGATTGTAAACAGGAGGGATTCTGTGAGCTCTTGGCCCGCGCTTGCCCCGGAGGCCGGCACTGATGCAGGCCCTGTGGTGCCGGTGCGGGACTGAGCTAGCCTGCCAACAGCAGAGGGACCCAAGCTTCCTCTGTCTGCTCTGCAGGGGAAGGATCTTAATGCCTGTGAGCGGGATACTTGCatctgggggggtgtgtgcacgCACGCCCACGTTCGTGTTCATGGGGGATTTGTGGGTTTCTGGTATATTGATAGGGTATGATAATAACTACTTAAGTCTAGGAATTGCCAATATTAATAATGGTTCTTGTTATTGTTGCTATAGCTAAGATGAAGAAGTATTTCTGTTACAAATGCCCTTTTGTGTATATCTTGTTACATGTTTGCATTGTTTGCTAATGTCTGAAGCTtgtaataattttctgaaagatCTCAGATAGAAATACTACTTGTGGCTCctccagttttatttcatttctcttcacaATCATTTTACATGGAGGAGGACTATGTAGCCAGCTTCAAAACTGCAGTATCCTCTTGGAAATGATCCTGATccatcagaaaaaatattattggcctttttgcttcattttgtaaCTTCACACATAACCAGttcttttgtatcttttttaaaacatggaagttttgttttacaaaggTGACTAATGGTCAGTTTCCATTAAGTGAGTTTGCTTTCATGCTCCCAGTGTTAATCTGAACTCAGGGTAAACAGGTGGGTGAGATACTGCATTGTTTATCCACACTGTCAGGTGCTGTTATCTTGCCCTGCAGCCTTGAGTTTTCAAGTACATGCTGACATTCTCTAGCAACTGACAGTCTTGTAGTGAAGGCACTAGGCTTCCAAGGTTTAACTTCTGACCTTAGTTTACTTAATCTATGCTTGTCTCTTTTTCATGTGTACATCGGTTTATAATTATTCTTCTTGCACTGGCATGTTTGTATTTAAACTGTAAATCCTTCAGGTGTCTTGTCATGCATTTATGTACTTGGATTTCAGTCACACTTTCGGTGATGATACTCGTAACAAGAATTATCCTCAGATTGCTTATGGACTCCTCAACTGGCTGTTGGAGGGCTAAAAGCATTATTTATTGTTGGTACCAAAGtaaagcaggaagagaaggaagtgaAGTGAAATCACAGCTGGAGGAGGCAAGCAGCAGCTACAAGGTCTCAGTTGTGACTTTGTTAGGAAATACAAGGCCCTGGAGAAGTTGCTTAAAGTAAGGGAAGAGGAAACACAGGGAAAGGGGCAGTCCTAATCCCATACCCTGAGATCCGTACCGAAAGATGGTGGTTTTAATATGAACTAATACTCAGTTGCAGTGACTGACTAGCTGTGAGTCCCCAGAATTAAGATTGAGGGATGCAATAGTGGGAGAGCATTTTGACTCTGTGCAGCACATACTGCATCCGCACCAGCTTTCTCATTCACTTCCTCAAGTGACTGTAAGAGAAATGATgatcaaatattaaaataaacctttccAGCTTGGGAGAGGTGGAAACTCTGATTTCAGTGTTCAAAACCACTTCTGCTCTGGATAAGTTCTCAAAATAACATGACAATTTTTAAGTTCTATACTTAACCAGTTGAACTTACTTTTAAAGCACAATAAACTTGGGGATAAAGAAGACTGAGATGCTTCGGTGTTAACATGCGGTTATGGAGTTTACAGTCCCTGGCCTGATACATTTATGATttactttttctgaaatagtAGTATTGCACTGATGGTGCTCTATCATTAATGGTTTAAGAGCCATTGAGCAGCAAGGCTACAGGGTGTTACACTCACATCTTGTTTATAGGCAAAGAAGAAACTCGTTGTGTATATACAGCCAAGAATTTATTCTTCATATAACTGAAATCTTAAGAATGTGATGATTGTTAGTCCAGATTtaattgttaaagaaaaaagaaagagtaataTTGCCATTGAGACTGTCATATGCACTTACTTGTTCCTCCCTGGTTCCTGCAGTTCTGcaccttggggtctgcaggctggcagcagatgTTGGGGTCTGGTGGTGGGCATGTTACTGTGGCTTGCCAGCATCTGGAGTCCTGTGCTGGGAGCCATATGATGTTCATGttgatggtttctttttttttttaccccagaATCCACTTGAGgtcatttgtgtgtgtttggtaaCACACTTTTATACCTTTGCTCTTTGttcactgctctgcagcttcaCGCTACATCCAAATTACCTGATGTGGTGCCTTTTATGTATGCAAgatacagtttcttttttctttctttgttacCCTTAAAACCAATTCTGTCCCGGCCCaagtctgcatttctttaacagACCCCTGGAAGTTCCTCATAGCTGTTGTGGTCTCCAGTGCCAACCCAGTGCCCCATCTCATGTGATCCCATGCCTGTACTCCATGTTGCATCCTGGGTCTCCATTTCTCAAGGCCTCTGCTATCTTTAGCAGGCCTGTATTTCTTTACACTACATCATTACATTAGAGTTGTAAATATCTCATTCTACATGGAGTAACTGCTGTCAGTGGTTGTACCATACAAAGATgacaaaagtaaaacaaattaacCACAGGCATCTGGTCAGTTAGAGAAATTGCCATCACAGCTAAACCAAGTAAAAccaagcagcaggcagggcaagggaagttcagagCAAGCACGGCCAGAGCAAGCGTGGTCAGGCTCAGCCCTGAGGCCTTGCAAGTTCAGTACAAAGCTTGTGGCTGTTCTGGCAGTGGCAGTACTGCCTTACAGGGCTATGTGGTTACAAGTGAGAAGCAGTGTCTTTTGTAACTAGCTGATACAAGGAGGGAAGAAATTTCTGGCATGAGGAGCTTCTGAGACAAAGCTTGTCtatctttgcttttgctttggttgTAGCTATTGTTACTACACGGTGACTTTTGTAATTGAGAGATTAATTCTGTCACTGATTATAAACTAGATTAATAAGAAGGTATTAAGAATGATGGATTCATGCCCAAATATATGACTTACCTGTGTTAAATTGCAGCTGCGGTTTCTGTGGAAGTTGTGTCTGAGGGAAATAGCACACGAAAGGTACTTGTTTCTGAGGTGCATCTGGAGCTCCTGTTGCAAGCCTTTAGAGTTTAATTGCTTTTAGCTGCAGTATTTTCATGCTGTTATTTGTGATTACAGCTTTTGAGGGCGTTGTCTGACCTGACCTCTACTACTGTTTGATATCTCTTTTACACAATTTGGTGTTAATAATAACCAGTGGGATAAACAGCCTTGCAAATTTGCCAGGGATTTGTCAGGAAGAatctctgcttgctttctgtcgTGGATGATATTGTAAACTACTTAACACTTCACTCGTATGTTagaaaggatggaaaataaCTCAGGGAGCTACTGGATAAATACAACATATCAGGATTGTCTCAGTGTATCTGTACATACTCTAAAATTTTTTATGATCATCTGGAAGCTAGAATGTATAGACTAGAATGTAGTGTAGCTACAAGGTCATAATATAGGCCAAAATAGCTGGCTGTGCTGTTAATATATTCTTTCATTTGAGTGAAATATATATGAATAAGCCATTTGTCTATGAGATACTTTCAGAATGTACAGATACTATAGAATAATCTCAGCATAGCAGAAGTCCATGAGCTGTTGTGCATTAAGTGCCCATCTTGCAAAAGAGGGGATCATCTGCTACTT
Coding sequences within it:
- the RNF180 gene encoding E3 ubiquitin-protein ligase RNF180, giving the protein MSNQEADVLRCWRCRKYIANSVCLAKCHGKEPSETPQPSAAAQESCNVWHVNLEAIPEWVKCVIEKAQWTIGKLHCPFCEACLGGFNFVCNTKCSCGQLVNIHFCKSRTDYQPAFSVKLAKSSGKHLPLLKIQSGFSKDTCHAVVTSTLEIKNQGLSYMARNNNDTGRLTEALCLEVRAPRFEMKSKKLPLKALNQKRNLSASYPMSDACTVKPFHRRARSLDLNIRDTLVLSPVLYETCSMGTIYHGQSENPPVYTQSGLQLESHRRDGNSFQDLYRSGADKLQRRFRVTSFTTLLHRETGSECDFAATGQSSGSAIADGSPFVMNLSSPTSAVEEEQYTTPVGVVQPTSISFNQKLNKRERNKLKSLRRKQRRRERWLQKQAADDNLHTDDEHELRGDKESYICAVCLDVYFNPYMCYPCHHIFCEPCLRMLAKDNPASTPCPLCRTTIARVIFQAELNNSTKSFFPTEYLKLKENFQKSNSAKWPLPSCKKAFRVFEAGFQRRSDTITRRHFPHAAHRMDYMDFEDDSRGWRFDMDMVIIYIYSVNWVIGFIVFCFLCYFFFPF